From Hyphomicrobiales bacterium 4NK60-0047b, one genomic window encodes:
- the cya gene encoding adenylate cyclase, which translates to MNKVKAYFIDLGHKILNVGIVSSDEGVRRRHRFTNMVLIVTAFNAFHHLIMNGLHDFWALLPVNIYNFCMIICALSLVFMHRYGEYLAAVLLAFFIFFGNSFVVMAFGLNSDLQIYFTLAGAFIFMVGVQNTHVYLPLLGAGLMALIGVYFFASDEGFLMVGDQTFRRELALQAYVNAILINSLLIFYALSSLYKAEQALALEYQRSEKLLTTILPVPIAERLKAAPKERIADRVEDATILFADLVGFTRASHNVPPEDVVAYLDDLFTTFDGLCENYSVDKIKTIGDGYLAVGGLHDAGGARAIGFLALDMIEQMNNRSFLGLDTLSLRIGIHRGPVTAGIIGDQRMTYDVWGSSVNCAARLEAQSLPSRIHCSEAFVAAVQDTFQFTNLDVTELRGVGVMNAGYLLRQR; encoded by the coding sequence AAATTCTAAATGTTGGAATTGTCAGTTCTGATGAAGGTGTACGGCGCCGGCATCGTTTTACGAATATGGTGCTTATTGTCACGGCGTTTAATGCCTTTCATCATCTAATTATGAATGGCTTGCATGATTTTTGGGCCCTGCTACCCGTTAACATTTATAATTTTTGTATGATCATTTGTGCCCTCTCGCTGGTGTTTATGCATCGATATGGTGAGTACCTCGCGGCTGTTTTACTTGCCTTCTTTATCTTCTTTGGAAATAGCTTTGTAGTTATGGCCTTTGGTCTGAATAGTGATTTGCAGATTTACTTTACCTTGGCCGGTGCGTTTATTTTCATGGTGGGGGTGCAAAATACGCACGTCTATTTACCGCTGCTCGGTGCTGGACTTATGGCGTTGATTGGCGTTTACTTTTTTGCAAGTGATGAAGGGTTTTTGATGGTGGGCGATCAAACGTTTCGCCGAGAGCTTGCACTTCAGGCTTATGTGAATGCGATTTTGATCAACTCCTTATTGATTTTTTATGCTCTTAGTTCGCTTTATAAAGCTGAACAAGCTTTAGCTTTGGAGTACCAGCGGTCTGAAAAATTACTGACGACTATATTGCCGGTTCCTATTGCAGAGCGCCTTAAAGCTGCTCCAAAAGAACGTATTGCCGACAGGGTTGAGGATGCGACCATTTTGTTTGCTGATTTGGTTGGATTTACGCGCGCTTCTCATAATGTGCCACCTGAGGATGTGGTTGCTTATTTGGATGATTTGTTTACGACCTTTGATGGTTTATGTGAGAATTATTCAGTTGATAAAATTAAAACGATTGGTGATGGTTATTTAGCAGTTGGTGGATTGCATGATGCTGGTGGTGCTCGGGCGATTGGGTTTTTAGCTCTGGATATGATTGAGCAAATGAATAATCGTTCTTTTTTAGGACTTGATACTTTATCTCTTCGAATAGGTATTCACCGTGGGCCTGTGACAGCTGGTATCATTGGTGATCAGCGGATGACTTATGATGTTTGGGGAAGTTCAGTAAATTGTGCTGCCAGATTGGAAGCGCAGAGTTTACCGTCTCGTATTCATTGTAGTGAAGCGTTTGTTGCCGCCGTTCAAGATACTTTTCAATTTACTAATTTGGATGTCACTGAGTTGCGCGGTGTTGGTGTGATGAACGCTGGTTACTTGTTGCGCCAGAGGTAA